The proteins below come from a single Tigriopus californicus strain San Diego chromosome 3, Tcal_SD_v2.1, whole genome shotgun sequence genomic window:
- the LOC131878544 gene encoding protein diaphanous-like isoform X6 has product MGGIGGGGKGRKGGHHPPGGGPLSRPSSVGDFNEVEEDTWNSISQMDDQEVLQEFEKMLENMNLNEEKKQPLRDLDIAKKRSMLSMNNRNIARTQFHSPADYIQFLSGSDLSFQKKFSCVESLRVALTNNSLEWVKEFGTKGLKQVLSLLNECFRGEGRSEKLQLECIRCLKAFMNNTFGIKCVFEQREALSLLARSLTPNLSNVMLESVKLLAATCLLAPYGHEKALEAITIAGEMKGGERFGPIVQGLLIKNNEQLRTNCITLINSIVSNPEDLDFRLHLRNEFMRVGLMDVLESLESEDVTEELQIQLSVFSSEREADFEEFASRFDNIRLEIDDVNECFELVKNLVLDTAGEPYLLSILQHFLCIRDDVLIRPAYYKLIEECVSQIVLHKSGCDPDFRATKRFNIDVSPLIENLVEKGRMEEGGGNIDSMKKELERALTEKQEADAKLSQAQAQIAQLEEAVRSGGGSPSKLPVVPGLVPRAPSASGGPPPPPPPGGMAGPPPPPPPPPPGPGGGPPPPPPPPPPGSGGGPPPPPPPPGMGGGPPPPPPPGMGGPPPPPGMLRLAGPNQEEILQKLGMKRKKKWHVENQTKRTNWKAIPATQLTENAFWTKVDEEKLASESLIENLMNKFSTKPVPKQLEMNMESNGTGTGKKKTKELKVLDHKAAQNLSILLGGALKHISHDDLKTCILHCDTDVLTENLLQSLIQYIPAPDQLNRLKEFEKDYDNLSEAEQFAISISGIKRLVPRLKSLMFQQRYPELVQDCKPFIVAATAACDEVQKSRKFSQLLQIILLIGNIMNTGSKNAQSLGFDISYLPKLSNTKDRENKATLLHFLVEYVERDYPELLSFGDELFHLDSASRVSVESIQKILKQMDASIKNMETDLKNAQRSPSDKDDKFVERTSEFSQAARAQCDTLLAMSKKMEELYTSLSEYFVFDKQKYTLEEFMSDIKEFKDQFYKAYDNIKKEREAVEKQQRAREAREKQDRERAERAATRKHLVNFNGPEDQEGVMDSLMEALKTGSAFNRDQKRKRAPRAHGAERRAQLNRSRSRGPNQGSSPTVAKEIVDILSDNMENDPSGGRPMRRERRAHPSTTLNFAGGAREREFTPSFPNSSQRSESGGGSEATNGDSADVLLRKLRQL; this is encoded by the exons ATGGGCGGGATTGGAGGAGGTGGGAAAGGTCGCAAAGGAGGCCACCATCCGCCTGGGGGTGGCCCTTTGTCAAGACCTTCGTCTGTGGGAGACTTTAATGAAGTGGAAGAGGATACGTGGAATTCCATATCCCAAATGGATGATCAAGAGGTCTTACAAGAATTCGAGAAGATGCTCGAAAACATGAACCTCAACGAG GAAAAGAAACAGCCCCTTAGAGACTTGGATATCGCCAAGAAACGTAGCATGTTGTCGATGAACAATCGGAACATTGCCCGCACACAATTCCATTCACCCGCAGATTATATTCAGTTCTTATCCGGTTCTGACCTAAGTTTCCAGAAGAAGTTTAGCTGTGTGGAGTCCCTTCGAGTGGCCTTAACGAACAATTCCTTAGAATGGGTCAAGGAGTTTGGAACGAAAGGCTTAAAACAAGTGCTGTCATTGCTCAACGAATGCTTCAGAGG GGAAGGCCGGTCCGAGAAATTACAACTAGAATGTATTCGATGTCTGAAGGCCTTCATGAACAACACCTTTGGTATCAAATGTGTCTTCGAGCAACGGGAAGCGCTCAGCCTGTTGGCACGTTCTCTAACCCCCAATCTTAGTAATGTCATGCTCGAGTCGGTCAAGTTGCTTGCCGCCACCTGTTTATTGGCCCCTTATGGCCACGAAAAGGCCTTGGAGGCCATCACCATCGCCGGAGAAATGAAGGGTGGCGAGCGGTTTGGCCCCATCGTTCAAGGTCTTCTTATTAAGAACAATGAACAGTTGAGAACGAATTGCATCACTCTAATCAACTCCATCGTGTCCAATCCCGAGGATCTGGATTTCCGACTCCACCTACGAAATGAGTTCATGCGGGTGGGCCTTATGGACGTTTTGGAG TCTCTTGAGAGTGAGGATGTGACGGAGGAACTACAGATCCAATTAAGTGTGTTCTCGTCAGAACGCGAAGCTGACTTTGAGGAGTTTGCATCCCGGTTTGACAACATTCGCCTTGAAATTGACGATGTCAATGAATGCTTTGAATTGGTGAAGAACTTGGTTCTGGACACAGCGGGTGAACCCTATCTACTGTCGATACTGCAACATTTTCTGTGTATTCGCGACGATGTTCTAATTCGGCCAGCTTACTACAAGCTTATTGAAGAATGTGTATCTCAAATAGTGTTGCATAAAAGTGGGTGTGATCCGGACTTTCGAGCCACAAAGAGGTTCAATATCGATGTGTCGCCCCTTATTGAAAATCTGGTGGAGAAAGGCCGCATGGAAGAAGGTGGAGGAAACATTGACAGTATGAAGAAAGAACTAGAGAGAGCCCTTACCGAAAAACAAGAAGCAGATGCCAAACTCTCCCAAGCTCAAGCTCAAATTGCACAACTCGAAGAGGCCGTTCGATCGGGAGGTGGTTCACCATCCAAGCTACCTGTGGTGCCCGGTCTTGTTCCAAGAGCACCGTCAGCTAGCGGAGGTCCCCCGCCGCCTCCACCCCCAGGAGGAATGGCTGGcccacctccacctcctccaccgCCACCCCCTGGCCCGGGCGGAggtcctccacctcctccgcctccgcctcctccaGGCTCCGGGGGAGGGCCACcccctccacctcctccaccagGTATGGGTGGTGgtccacctcctccacctccaccgGGTATGGGAGGACCACCTCCGCCCCCTGGCATGCTTCGCCTAGCGGGTCCAAATCAGGAAGAGATCCTCCAGAAATTGGGCATGAAGCGCAAGAAGAAATGGCACGTGGAAAACCAGACCAAACGCACCAATTGGAAGGCCATCCCAGCCACCCAGCTTACTGAAAACGCCTTCTGGACCAAAGTGGACGAGGAGAAACTAGCCTCAGAGTCCCTGATTGAAAATCTCATGAACAAGTTCAGTACCAAACCGGTGCCCAAGCAACTGGAAATGAACATGGAGTCAAATGGCACGGGAACGGGCAAGAAGAAAACCAAGGAGCTGAAGGTGCTTGATCACAAGGCTGCGCAAAATCTCTCGATTCTTTTGGGCGGTGCTCTGAAGCACATCTCTCACGACGATCTCAAGACGTGTATCCTGCATTGTGATACCGATGTCCTGACGGAAAACCTCCTCCAATCGTTGATTCAATACATTCCCGCCCCCGATCAGCTAAATCGTCTCAAGGAGTTTGAAAAAGATTACGATAATCTCTCTGAGGCCGAGCAATTTGCCATAAGCATTTCCGGCATCAAACGACTAGTTCCTCGGCTCAAATCTCTCATGTTTCAACAACGCTATCCGGAACTCGTCCAAGACTGCAAACCGTTTATTGTGGCGGCTACAGCGGCCTGTGACGAGGTCCAAAAGAGCAGAAAGTTCTCTCAACTTCTTCAAATCATCCTTCTCATTGGAAATATCATGAATACGGGATCAAAGAACGCCCAATCCTTGGGTTTTGACATTAGTTATTTGCCGAAG ctcTCGAACACGAAAGATCGTGAAAACAAGGCTACATTGTTGCATTTCCTGGTGGAATATGTGGAACGTGATTACCCGGAATTATTGAGCTTTGGTGACGAGCTTTTCCATTTAGATAGCGCCTCTCGCGTTTCTGTGGAATCGATTCAAAAGATTCTCAAGCAAATGGACGCGTCCATCAAAAACATGGAGACAGACCTCAAGAATGCCCAAAGATCTCCATCTGATAAGGACGACAA GTTTGTCGAAAGAACTTCCGAATTCAGTCAAGCTGCTCGCGCTCAATGTGATACCCTATTGGCAATgtccaagaaaatggaagagCTCTACACCTCTTTGAGCGAATACTTCGTCTTCGATAAGCAAAAATACACCCTGGAAGAGTTCATGAGTGACATTAAAGAGTTCAAAGATCAATTCTAC AAAGCTTACGACAACATCAAGAAAGAACGCGAGGCGGTCGAGAAACAACAGCGGGCCCGtgaagcccgtgaaaagcAAGACCGAGAGCGGGCGGAGCGGGCGGCCACACGGAAGCATCTAGTGAATTTCAACGGGCCAGAAGACCAAGAGGGAGTCATGGATAGTCTAATGGAGGCCTTGAAGACTGGGTCTGCCTTTAATCGCGATCAAAAGCGGAAACGCGCACCTCGCGCTCATGGAG CGGAGCGGCGTGCTCAACTGAACCGGAGTCGCTCCAGAGGTCCAAATCAAGGAAGTTCACCTACGGTAGCCAAAGAAATTGT CGATATCCTGTCGGATAACATGGAGAACGATCCTTCGGGAGGGCGCCCCATGCGAAGAGAACGCCGAGCTCATCCGTCCACGACGCTTAACTTTGCGGGTGGTGCCCGTGAACGGGAATTCACACCCTCTTTCCCCAATTCCAGTCAACGGTCGGAATCCGGAGGTGGGTCAGAAGCCACCAACGGAGATAGCGCGGATGTGTTGTTAAGGAAACTTCGTCAATTGTGA
- the LOC131878544 gene encoding protein diaphanous-like isoform X5, which yields MSIHRKHSFVDKFMGGIGGGGKGRKGGHHPPGGGPLSRPSSVGDFNEVEEDTWNSISQMDDQEVLQEFEKMLENMNLNEEKKQPLRDLDIAKKRSMLSMNNRNIARTQFHSPADYIQFLSGSDLSFQKKFSCVESLRVALTNNSLEWVKEFGTKGLKQVLSLLNECFRGEGRSEKLQLECIRCLKAFMNNTFGIKCVFEQREALSLLARSLTPNLSNVMLESVKLLAATCLLAPYGHEKALEAITIAGEMKGGERFGPIVQGLLIKNNEQLRTNCITLINSIVSNPEDLDFRLHLRNEFMRVGLMDVLESLESEDVTEELQIQLSVFSSEREADFEEFASRFDNIRLEIDDVNECFELVKNLVLDTAGEPYLLSILQHFLCIRDDVLIRPAYYKLIEECVSQIVLHKSGCDPDFRATKRFNIDVSPLIENLVEKGRMEEGGGNIDSMKKELERALTEKQEADAKLSQAQAQIAQLEEAVRSGGGSPSKLPVVPGLVPRAPSASGGPPPPPPPGGMAGPPPPPPPPPPGPGGGPPPPPPPPPPGSGGGPPPPPPPPGMGGGPPPPPPPGMGGPPPPPGMLRLAGPNQEEILQKLGMKRKKKWHVENQTKRTNWKAIPATQLTENAFWTKVDEEKLASESLIENLMNKFSTKPVPKQLEMNMESNGTGTGKKKTKELKVLDHKAAQNLSILLGGALKHISHDDLKTCILHCDTDVLTENLLQSLIQYIPAPDQLNRLKEFEKDYDNLSEAEQFAISISGIKRLVPRLKSLMFQQRYPELVQDCKPFIVAATAACDEVQKSRKFSQLLQIILLIGNIMNTGSKNAQSLGFDISYLPKLSNTKDRENKATLLHFLVEYVERDYPELLSFGDELFHLDSASRVSVESIQKILKQMDASIKNMETDLKNAQRSPSDKDDKFVERTSEFSQAARAQCDTLLAMSKKMEELYTSLSEYFVFDKQKYTLEEFMSDIKEFKDQFYKAYDNIKKEREAVEKQQRAREAREKQDRERAERAATRKHLVNFNGPEDQEGVMDSLMEALKTGSAFNRDQKRKRAPRAHGAERRAQLNRSRSRGPNQGSSPTVAKEIVDILSDNMENDPSGGRPMRRERRAHPSTTLNFAGGAREREFTPSFPNSSQRSESGGGSEATNGDSADVLLRKLRQL from the exons ATGTCGATCCACAGAAAGCACAGCTTC GTGGACAAGTTCATGGGCGGGATTGGAGGAGGTGGGAAAGGTCGCAAAGGAGGCCACCATCCGCCTGGGGGTGGCCCTTTGTCAAGACCTTCGTCTGTGGGAGACTTTAATGAAGTGGAAGAGGATACGTGGAATTCCATATCCCAAATGGATGATCAAGAGGTCTTACAAGAATTCGAGAAGATGCTCGAAAACATGAACCTCAACGAG GAAAAGAAACAGCCCCTTAGAGACTTGGATATCGCCAAGAAACGTAGCATGTTGTCGATGAACAATCGGAACATTGCCCGCACACAATTCCATTCACCCGCAGATTATATTCAGTTCTTATCCGGTTCTGACCTAAGTTTCCAGAAGAAGTTTAGCTGTGTGGAGTCCCTTCGAGTGGCCTTAACGAACAATTCCTTAGAATGGGTCAAGGAGTTTGGAACGAAAGGCTTAAAACAAGTGCTGTCATTGCTCAACGAATGCTTCAGAGG GGAAGGCCGGTCCGAGAAATTACAACTAGAATGTATTCGATGTCTGAAGGCCTTCATGAACAACACCTTTGGTATCAAATGTGTCTTCGAGCAACGGGAAGCGCTCAGCCTGTTGGCACGTTCTCTAACCCCCAATCTTAGTAATGTCATGCTCGAGTCGGTCAAGTTGCTTGCCGCCACCTGTTTATTGGCCCCTTATGGCCACGAAAAGGCCTTGGAGGCCATCACCATCGCCGGAGAAATGAAGGGTGGCGAGCGGTTTGGCCCCATCGTTCAAGGTCTTCTTATTAAGAACAATGAACAGTTGAGAACGAATTGCATCACTCTAATCAACTCCATCGTGTCCAATCCCGAGGATCTGGATTTCCGACTCCACCTACGAAATGAGTTCATGCGGGTGGGCCTTATGGACGTTTTGGAG TCTCTTGAGAGTGAGGATGTGACGGAGGAACTACAGATCCAATTAAGTGTGTTCTCGTCAGAACGCGAAGCTGACTTTGAGGAGTTTGCATCCCGGTTTGACAACATTCGCCTTGAAATTGACGATGTCAATGAATGCTTTGAATTGGTGAAGAACTTGGTTCTGGACACAGCGGGTGAACCCTATCTACTGTCGATACTGCAACATTTTCTGTGTATTCGCGACGATGTTCTAATTCGGCCAGCTTACTACAAGCTTATTGAAGAATGTGTATCTCAAATAGTGTTGCATAAAAGTGGGTGTGATCCGGACTTTCGAGCCACAAAGAGGTTCAATATCGATGTGTCGCCCCTTATTGAAAATCTGGTGGAGAAAGGCCGCATGGAAGAAGGTGGAGGAAACATTGACAGTATGAAGAAAGAACTAGAGAGAGCCCTTACCGAAAAACAAGAAGCAGATGCCAAACTCTCCCAAGCTCAAGCTCAAATTGCACAACTCGAAGAGGCCGTTCGATCGGGAGGTGGTTCACCATCCAAGCTACCTGTGGTGCCCGGTCTTGTTCCAAGAGCACCGTCAGCTAGCGGAGGTCCCCCGCCGCCTCCACCCCCAGGAGGAATGGCTGGcccacctccacctcctccaccgCCACCCCCTGGCCCGGGCGGAggtcctccacctcctccgcctccgcctcctccaGGCTCCGGGGGAGGGCCACcccctccacctcctccaccagGTATGGGTGGTGgtccacctcctccacctccaccgGGTATGGGAGGACCACCTCCGCCCCCTGGCATGCTTCGCCTAGCGGGTCCAAATCAGGAAGAGATCCTCCAGAAATTGGGCATGAAGCGCAAGAAGAAATGGCACGTGGAAAACCAGACCAAACGCACCAATTGGAAGGCCATCCCAGCCACCCAGCTTACTGAAAACGCCTTCTGGACCAAAGTGGACGAGGAGAAACTAGCCTCAGAGTCCCTGATTGAAAATCTCATGAACAAGTTCAGTACCAAACCGGTGCCCAAGCAACTGGAAATGAACATGGAGTCAAATGGCACGGGAACGGGCAAGAAGAAAACCAAGGAGCTGAAGGTGCTTGATCACAAGGCTGCGCAAAATCTCTCGATTCTTTTGGGCGGTGCTCTGAAGCACATCTCTCACGACGATCTCAAGACGTGTATCCTGCATTGTGATACCGATGTCCTGACGGAAAACCTCCTCCAATCGTTGATTCAATACATTCCCGCCCCCGATCAGCTAAATCGTCTCAAGGAGTTTGAAAAAGATTACGATAATCTCTCTGAGGCCGAGCAATTTGCCATAAGCATTTCCGGCATCAAACGACTAGTTCCTCGGCTCAAATCTCTCATGTTTCAACAACGCTATCCGGAACTCGTCCAAGACTGCAAACCGTTTATTGTGGCGGCTACAGCGGCCTGTGACGAGGTCCAAAAGAGCAGAAAGTTCTCTCAACTTCTTCAAATCATCCTTCTCATTGGAAATATCATGAATACGGGATCAAAGAACGCCCAATCCTTGGGTTTTGACATTAGTTATTTGCCGAAG ctcTCGAACACGAAAGATCGTGAAAACAAGGCTACATTGTTGCATTTCCTGGTGGAATATGTGGAACGTGATTACCCGGAATTATTGAGCTTTGGTGACGAGCTTTTCCATTTAGATAGCGCCTCTCGCGTTTCTGTGGAATCGATTCAAAAGATTCTCAAGCAAATGGACGCGTCCATCAAAAACATGGAGACAGACCTCAAGAATGCCCAAAGATCTCCATCTGATAAGGACGACAA GTTTGTCGAAAGAACTTCCGAATTCAGTCAAGCTGCTCGCGCTCAATGTGATACCCTATTGGCAATgtccaagaaaatggaagagCTCTACACCTCTTTGAGCGAATACTTCGTCTTCGATAAGCAAAAATACACCCTGGAAGAGTTCATGAGTGACATTAAAGAGTTCAAAGATCAATTCTAC AAAGCTTACGACAACATCAAGAAAGAACGCGAGGCGGTCGAGAAACAACAGCGGGCCCGtgaagcccgtgaaaagcAAGACCGAGAGCGGGCGGAGCGGGCGGCCACACGGAAGCATCTAGTGAATTTCAACGGGCCAGAAGACCAAGAGGGAGTCATGGATAGTCTAATGGAGGCCTTGAAGACTGGGTCTGCCTTTAATCGCGATCAAAAGCGGAAACGCGCACCTCGCGCTCATGGAG CGGAGCGGCGTGCTCAACTGAACCGGAGTCGCTCCAGAGGTCCAAATCAAGGAAGTTCACCTACGGTAGCCAAAGAAATTGT CGATATCCTGTCGGATAACATGGAGAACGATCCTTCGGGAGGGCGCCCCATGCGAAGAGAACGCCGAGCTCATCCGTCCACGACGCTTAACTTTGCGGGTGGTGCCCGTGAACGGGAATTCACACCCTCTTTCCCCAATTCCAGTCAACGGTCGGAATCCGGAGGTGGGTCAGAAGCCACCAACGGAGATAGCGCGGATGTGTTGTTAAGGAAACTTCGTCAATTGTGA
- the LOC131878544 gene encoding protein diaphanous-like isoform X2 produces the protein MWRRSIFRLKTFLSPAKKSRKPRTEMSSDKSFLGIFSHYVDKFMGGIGGGGKGRKGGHHPPGGGPLSRPSSVGDFNEVEEDTWNSISQMDDQEVLQEFEKMLENMNLNEEKKQPLRDLDIAKKRSMLSMNNRNIARTQFHSPADYIQFLSGSDLSFQKKFSCVESLRVALTNNSLEWVKEFGTKGLKQVLSLLNECFRGEGRSEKLQLECIRCLKAFMNNTFGIKCVFEQREALSLLARSLTPNLSNVMLESVKLLAATCLLAPYGHEKALEAITIAGEMKGGERFGPIVQGLLIKNNEQLRTNCITLINSIVSNPEDLDFRLHLRNEFMRVGLMDVLESLESEDVTEELQIQLSVFSSEREADFEEFASRFDNIRLEIDDVNECFELVKNLVLDTAGEPYLLSILQHFLCIRDDVLIRPAYYKLIEECVSQIVLHKSGCDPDFRATKRFNIDVSPLIENLVEKGRMEEGGGNIDSMKKELERALTEKQEADAKLSQAQAQIAQLEEAVRSGGGSPSKLPVVPGLVPRAPSASGGPPPPPPPGGMAGPPPPPPPPPPGPGGGPPPPPPPPPPGSGGGPPPPPPPPGMGGGPPPPPPPGMGGPPPPPGMLRLAGPNQEEILQKLGMKRKKKWHVENQTKRTNWKAIPATQLTENAFWTKVDEEKLASESLIENLMNKFSTKPVPKQLEMNMESNGTGTGKKKTKELKVLDHKAAQNLSILLGGALKHISHDDLKTCILHCDTDVLTENLLQSLIQYIPAPDQLNRLKEFEKDYDNLSEAEQFAISISGIKRLVPRLKSLMFQQRYPELVQDCKPFIVAATAACDEVQKSRKFSQLLQIILLIGNIMNTGSKNAQSLGFDISYLPKLSNTKDRENKATLLHFLVEYVERDYPELLSFGDELFHLDSASRVSVESIQKILKQMDASIKNMETDLKNAQRSPSDKDDKFVERTSEFSQAARAQCDTLLAMSKKMEELYTSLSEYFVFDKQKYTLEEFMSDIKEFKDQFYKAYDNIKKEREAVEKQQRAREAREKQDRERAERAATRKHLVNFNGPEDQEGVMDSLMEALKTGSAFNRDQKRKRAPRAHGAERRAQLNRSRSRGPNQGSSPTVAKEIVDILSDNMENDPSGGRPMRRERRAHPSTTLNFAGGAREREFTPSFPNSSQRSESGGGSEATNGDSADVLLRKLRQL, from the exons ATGTGGAGACGAAGCATATTCAGGTTGAAGACGTTTTTATCACCCGCAAAGAAATCACGGAAACCACGCACAGAAATGTCAAGCGATAAGAGCTTTCTTGGAATATTCTCTCACTAT GTGGACAAGTTCATGGGCGGGATTGGAGGAGGTGGGAAAGGTCGCAAAGGAGGCCACCATCCGCCTGGGGGTGGCCCTTTGTCAAGACCTTCGTCTGTGGGAGACTTTAATGAAGTGGAAGAGGATACGTGGAATTCCATATCCCAAATGGATGATCAAGAGGTCTTACAAGAATTCGAGAAGATGCTCGAAAACATGAACCTCAACGAG GAAAAGAAACAGCCCCTTAGAGACTTGGATATCGCCAAGAAACGTAGCATGTTGTCGATGAACAATCGGAACATTGCCCGCACACAATTCCATTCACCCGCAGATTATATTCAGTTCTTATCCGGTTCTGACCTAAGTTTCCAGAAGAAGTTTAGCTGTGTGGAGTCCCTTCGAGTGGCCTTAACGAACAATTCCTTAGAATGGGTCAAGGAGTTTGGAACGAAAGGCTTAAAACAAGTGCTGTCATTGCTCAACGAATGCTTCAGAGG GGAAGGCCGGTCCGAGAAATTACAACTAGAATGTATTCGATGTCTGAAGGCCTTCATGAACAACACCTTTGGTATCAAATGTGTCTTCGAGCAACGGGAAGCGCTCAGCCTGTTGGCACGTTCTCTAACCCCCAATCTTAGTAATGTCATGCTCGAGTCGGTCAAGTTGCTTGCCGCCACCTGTTTATTGGCCCCTTATGGCCACGAAAAGGCCTTGGAGGCCATCACCATCGCCGGAGAAATGAAGGGTGGCGAGCGGTTTGGCCCCATCGTTCAAGGTCTTCTTATTAAGAACAATGAACAGTTGAGAACGAATTGCATCACTCTAATCAACTCCATCGTGTCCAATCCCGAGGATCTGGATTTCCGACTCCACCTACGAAATGAGTTCATGCGGGTGGGCCTTATGGACGTTTTGGAG TCTCTTGAGAGTGAGGATGTGACGGAGGAACTACAGATCCAATTAAGTGTGTTCTCGTCAGAACGCGAAGCTGACTTTGAGGAGTTTGCATCCCGGTTTGACAACATTCGCCTTGAAATTGACGATGTCAATGAATGCTTTGAATTGGTGAAGAACTTGGTTCTGGACACAGCGGGTGAACCCTATCTACTGTCGATACTGCAACATTTTCTGTGTATTCGCGACGATGTTCTAATTCGGCCAGCTTACTACAAGCTTATTGAAGAATGTGTATCTCAAATAGTGTTGCATAAAAGTGGGTGTGATCCGGACTTTCGAGCCACAAAGAGGTTCAATATCGATGTGTCGCCCCTTATTGAAAATCTGGTGGAGAAAGGCCGCATGGAAGAAGGTGGAGGAAACATTGACAGTATGAAGAAAGAACTAGAGAGAGCCCTTACCGAAAAACAAGAAGCAGATGCCAAACTCTCCCAAGCTCAAGCTCAAATTGCACAACTCGAAGAGGCCGTTCGATCGGGAGGTGGTTCACCATCCAAGCTACCTGTGGTGCCCGGTCTTGTTCCAAGAGCACCGTCAGCTAGCGGAGGTCCCCCGCCGCCTCCACCCCCAGGAGGAATGGCTGGcccacctccacctcctccaccgCCACCCCCTGGCCCGGGCGGAggtcctccacctcctccgcctccgcctcctccaGGCTCCGGGGGAGGGCCACcccctccacctcctccaccagGTATGGGTGGTGgtccacctcctccacctccaccgGGTATGGGAGGACCACCTCCGCCCCCTGGCATGCTTCGCCTAGCGGGTCCAAATCAGGAAGAGATCCTCCAGAAATTGGGCATGAAGCGCAAGAAGAAATGGCACGTGGAAAACCAGACCAAACGCACCAATTGGAAGGCCATCCCAGCCACCCAGCTTACTGAAAACGCCTTCTGGACCAAAGTGGACGAGGAGAAACTAGCCTCAGAGTCCCTGATTGAAAATCTCATGAACAAGTTCAGTACCAAACCGGTGCCCAAGCAACTGGAAATGAACATGGAGTCAAATGGCACGGGAACGGGCAAGAAGAAAACCAAGGAGCTGAAGGTGCTTGATCACAAGGCTGCGCAAAATCTCTCGATTCTTTTGGGCGGTGCTCTGAAGCACATCTCTCACGACGATCTCAAGACGTGTATCCTGCATTGTGATACCGATGTCCTGACGGAAAACCTCCTCCAATCGTTGATTCAATACATTCCCGCCCCCGATCAGCTAAATCGTCTCAAGGAGTTTGAAAAAGATTACGATAATCTCTCTGAGGCCGAGCAATTTGCCATAAGCATTTCCGGCATCAAACGACTAGTTCCTCGGCTCAAATCTCTCATGTTTCAACAACGCTATCCGGAACTCGTCCAAGACTGCAAACCGTTTATTGTGGCGGCTACAGCGGCCTGTGACGAGGTCCAAAAGAGCAGAAAGTTCTCTCAACTTCTTCAAATCATCCTTCTCATTGGAAATATCATGAATACGGGATCAAAGAACGCCCAATCCTTGGGTTTTGACATTAGTTATTTGCCGAAG ctcTCGAACACGAAAGATCGTGAAAACAAGGCTACATTGTTGCATTTCCTGGTGGAATATGTGGAACGTGATTACCCGGAATTATTGAGCTTTGGTGACGAGCTTTTCCATTTAGATAGCGCCTCTCGCGTTTCTGTGGAATCGATTCAAAAGATTCTCAAGCAAATGGACGCGTCCATCAAAAACATGGAGACAGACCTCAAGAATGCCCAAAGATCTCCATCTGATAAGGACGACAA GTTTGTCGAAAGAACTTCCGAATTCAGTCAAGCTGCTCGCGCTCAATGTGATACCCTATTGGCAATgtccaagaaaatggaagagCTCTACACCTCTTTGAGCGAATACTTCGTCTTCGATAAGCAAAAATACACCCTGGAAGAGTTCATGAGTGACATTAAAGAGTTCAAAGATCAATTCTAC AAAGCTTACGACAACATCAAGAAAGAACGCGAGGCGGTCGAGAAACAACAGCGGGCCCGtgaagcccgtgaaaagcAAGACCGAGAGCGGGCGGAGCGGGCGGCCACACGGAAGCATCTAGTGAATTTCAACGGGCCAGAAGACCAAGAGGGAGTCATGGATAGTCTAATGGAGGCCTTGAAGACTGGGTCTGCCTTTAATCGCGATCAAAAGCGGAAACGCGCACCTCGCGCTCATGGAG CGGAGCGGCGTGCTCAACTGAACCGGAGTCGCTCCAGAGGTCCAAATCAAGGAAGTTCACCTACGGTAGCCAAAGAAATTGT CGATATCCTGTCGGATAACATGGAGAACGATCCTTCGGGAGGGCGCCCCATGCGAAGAGAACGCCGAGCTCATCCGTCCACGACGCTTAACTTTGCGGGTGGTGCCCGTGAACGGGAATTCACACCCTCTTTCCCCAATTCCAGTCAACGGTCGGAATCCGGAGGTGGGTCAGAAGCCACCAACGGAGATAGCGCGGATGTGTTGTTAAGGAAACTTCGTCAATTGTGA